From the genome of Candidatus Eisenbacteria bacterium:
AACGGCGCCGCGTGGGTCAACGGCGGCGTGATGGCATGCTCCGGGGCGTTGTGGCGCGAGCTGCCGGAGGGCGCCTCGTCGCTCGAGCGCGACGTGCTGCCGCGGCTCGCCGCAGAAGGGCGTCTGCGCGGCGAGCGCGTCGCCGGCGGGTTCTGGGACATCGGCACGCCCGAGGACTGGGAGCGCGCCGATCGCGATCTCGGCTCGATGCGGGGAGGCCCGACGGCATGAGCGTTCCGGCGTATGTGCGCGCCAAGGCGCCGCTGCGACTGTCGTTCTGCGGCGGAGGGACCGACGTATCGCCCTACCCCGAAGAGCACGGCGGCATGGTCCTGTCGGCGACCATCAATCAGTACGCCTACGCTTCGCTGCGGCCGCGGCGCGATTCACGCACCACGATTGCGAGCCTCGACTACGACGTGGTCGCCAAGTACGACCATCCGAAGCGGCTCAAGCTCGACGGGAATCTCGACCTGATCAAGGCCGTGGTGCGCGAGTTCAAGCCCAAGACCGGGCTCGACCTGTGGGTGCACAGCGACGCGCCGCCGGGTTCGGGGCTCGGTTCGTCGTCTACGTTGTGCGTCGCGCTGATCGGCGCGCTCGCGGAGTGGAAGCGCAAGTCGCTCACGTCCTACGAAGTCGCCGAGCTCGCGTATCGGATCGAGCGCGTGGACATGAAGCTCGCGGGCGGACGGCAGGACCAGTACGCCGCGGCGTTCGGCGGCTTCAACTTCATCGAGTTCGGACGCGACGCCACGGTCGTCAATCCGCTGCGCGTCCCGACCCACGTGTTGCGCGAACTCGAGTACCGCCTGCTGCTGTGCTACATGGGGCAGACGCGGCAGTCGGCGAACATCATCCAGCGTCAGACTGCGAGCTACCGCTCGGGCCACAAGCGCACCGTCAACGCGCTGCACCATCTCAAGCGTGAGACGCTCGAGATGAAGAAGGCACTGCTGCTCGGCGACGTCGACGGCATGGGCGAGCTGCTGCACGAGGCCTGGGAGGCGAAGAAGAAGCTCGACGAGGGGATCTCGACCTCGCGCGTCGACAAGCTCTACCAGCTCGCGCGACGCGAAGGCGCGATCGGCGGGAAGATGCCGGGCGCCGGCGGGGGTGGCTACTTCATGCTGCTCACCCGCTTCGATCGCAAGCACCGGGTGGCCGCGGTGCTCGAGAAGAACGGCGGGCAGGTGGTGCCGATCCAGTTCGAGCGCCGCGGGCTCATGACCTGGGGCTGGCGGGGACGCGGCCGAAAGGCCTGACATGCGCGTCGCGCTGGTCGGCCCTTTCCACCCGTGGCGCGGCGGAATCGCGCAGTACTTAGGACTGCTGGGCGAGGCGCTCGCCGCGCGCGCCGAGGTGCGCGGCGTGACGTTCACGAGGCAGTACCCGAATTTCCTGTTTCCGGGCTCGAGTCAGCGCGATCCCGACGCGATGGCTCCGCAGCTTCCGGTCGAGGCGCTTCTCGACTCGATCGATCCTCGGAGCTGGCGGCGCACCGCCGCGGAACTCGAACGCTTCGCGCCCGGGCTCGTGATCCTCAAGTGGTGGCTGCCATTCTTCGGTCCCGCATTCGCGTCGGCCGTCGGCCCGCTGCGGCAACGAGGCACCCGTGTCGCGCTGGTGTGCGACAACCTGGTGCCGCACGAGAAGCGTCCGTTCGACGACGCCTTCACCGCCTGGATGATGCGAAACTCCGACGGCTACCTGGTGATGTCGGATCAGGTCGAGCGCGATCTCGACACGATCAAGCCCGGTGCGACGCGGCGCCGGGTGCTGCACCCGCTCTATGCGCACTTCGATCAGGGACGCTACACCCGCGAGACCGCCCGCGCGCGGCTCGGGCTCGAAGGCGAGGTCGCCCTGTTCTTCGGCTACGTCCGCCGCTACAAGGGTCTCGACATCCTGCTCGAGGCGTGGAAGCAGGTGCACTCGAA
Proteins encoded in this window:
- a CDS encoding glycosyltransferase, translating into MRVALVGPFHPWRGGIAQYLGLLGEALAARAEVRGVTFTRQYPNFLFPGSSQRDPDAMAPQLPVEALLDSIDPRSWRRTAAELERFAPGLVILKWWLPFFGPAFASAVGPLRQRGTRVALVCDNLVPHEKRPFDDAFTAWMMRNSDGYLVMSDQVERDLDTIKPGATRRRVLHPLYAHFDQGRYTRETARARLGLEGEVALFFGYVRRYKGLDILLEAWKQVHSNRAATLVVAGEHYEPAGTYQSLIDANSPGSVRMIDRYIADDEVEALFKAADVVVLPYRSATQSGVTHVAYALGVPVITTDVGGLAETVKPGETGLVAPPENPAALAEAIQRFFAERLGPRLREGVRALQAEHSWEVLANEVLALGDTLAPTRGWR
- a CDS encoding GHMP kinase; translation: MSVPAYVRAKAPLRLSFCGGGTDVSPYPEEHGGMVLSATINQYAYASLRPRRDSRTTIASLDYDVVAKYDHPKRLKLDGNLDLIKAVVREFKPKTGLDLWVHSDAPPGSGLGSSSTLCVALIGALAEWKRKSLTSYEVAELAYRIERVDMKLAGGRQDQYAAAFGGFNFIEFGRDATVVNPLRVPTHVLRELEYRLLLCYMGQTRQSANIIQRQTASYRSGHKRTVNALHHLKRETLEMKKALLLGDVDGMGELLHEAWEAKKKLDEGISTSRVDKLYQLARREGAIGGKMPGAGGGGYFMLLTRFDRKHRVAAVLEKNGGQVVPIQFERRGLMTWGWRGRGRKA